One genomic region from Cucumis melo cultivar AY chromosome 9, USDA_Cmelo_AY_1.0, whole genome shotgun sequence encodes:
- the LOC103503588 gene encoding basic leucine zipper 43, which yields MFSASLSAQQSPCKLLQIAHNLSMEISGAHFVTPEKYGMIQNPNINELLSCIPVNSISTSDDGDDQNHKPRIVVDERKQRRMISNRESARRSRMRKQKHLDELWSVVVRLRTENHSLMEKLNQLTDSEQQLLEENVKLKEEASDFRRIITDVQMSSPYTTHLRELKEAPCNTFVIMVESSSQSDE from the coding sequence ATGTTTTCTGCTTCCCTATCAGCTCAGCAATCTCCTTGTAAACTCCTTCAGATTGCTCATAATTTGAGTATGGAAATCTCAGGAGCCCATTTTGTTACACCTGAAAAATATGGCATGATCCAAAATCCCAATATCAATGAATTATTGTCTTGTATTCCTGTTAACTCAATCTCTACTTCTGATGATGGTGATGATCAGAACCACAAACCTCGGATAGTCGTCGATGAAAGGAAGCAAAGGAGAATGATATCGAATCGGGAATCGGCACGAAGGTCCCGGATGAGGAAACAGAAGCATCTTGATGAACTTTGGTCAGTGGTGGTTCGTCTTCGTACAGAGAATCATAGTCTTATGGAGAAGTTGAATCAGTTAACAGATTCTGAACAACAGCTTCTTGAGGAGAACGTCAAGCTCAAAGAAGAAGCATCGGATTTTCGTCGGATCATCACTGACGTTCAAATGAGCAGTCCTTACACAACTCACTTGAGAGAGCTGAAGGAAGCCCCCTGCAATACCTTCGTTATCATGGTTGAATCCTCAAGCCAATCTGATGAGTAG
- the LOC103503553 gene encoding protein NSP-INTERACTING KINASE 2-like: MEIIGKTGLLFCLALLWLWAFSSEASTSKDDSTAEVQALMGIKAGLKDPHSVLIWDENAVDACTWNFITCSPDKLVIGIGAPSQNFSGTLSPSIANLTNLQFLLLQNNNISGKIPKEITKIPKLHTLDLSNNSFSGEIPSSFSNMKSLQYLRLNNNTLSGPIPTSLANMTQLTLLDLSYNNLSSPAPRLLAKTFNFTGNSLICSPGIKEVCYGTTPLPLSFAVPNSTYSQPPRRHSGQRIALVIGLSLSCICLFTLAYGFFSWRKHRHNQQIFFEANDWHRDDHSLGNIKRFQFRELQNATHNFSSKNLVGKGGFGNVYRGYLQDGTIVAVKRLKDGNAMRGEIQFQTEVEMISLAVHRNLLRLYGFCMTETERLLVYPYMSNGSVATRLKAKPALDWGTRKRIALGAARGLLYLHEQCDPKIIHRDVKAANILLDDFCEAVVGDFGLAKLLDHRDSHVTTAVRGTVGHIAPEYLSTGQSSEKTDVFGFGILLLELISGQRALEFGKAANQKGAILDWVKKIHQEKKLEMLVDKDLRSNYDRIELEEIVRVALLCIQYLPSHRPKMSEVVRMLEGDGLAEKWEASQRAEASRSRANEFSSERYSDLTDDSSLFAQAIELSGPR, from the exons ATGGAAATTATAGGAAAAACTGGGTTACTGTTTTGTCTGGCTTTGCTTTGGTTATGGGCTTTTTCAAGTGAGGCTTCAACAAGCAAAGACGATTCGACTGCTGAAG TTCAAgctttgatggggatcaaagCTGGTTTGAAGgatcctcattctgttctgaTTTGGGATGAAAATGCTGTGGATGCATGTACTTGGAATTTCATCACTTGCTCTCCTGATAAACTGGTCATTGGCAT AGGAGCTCCAAGCCAAAACTTTTCTGGTACACTCTCACCAAGTATTGCAAATTTGacaaatcttcaattttt GCTTCTTCAGAATAACAATATATCAGGAAAAATCCCCAAAGAGATTACCAAAATACCAAAACTTCACACACTTGATCTTTCAAACAACTCGTTCTCTGGTGAAATTCCCAGCTCTTTTTCCAATATGAAAAGCCTTCAATACCT GCGACTCAACAATAACACCTTATCAGGGCCAATCCCAACATCACTGGCTAACATGACCCAGCTTACCCTGCT GGACTTGTCCTATAATAACTTGAGCAGTCCTGCGCCCAGATTGCTGGCTAAGACATTTAA CTTTACTGGAAACTCTTTGATTTGTTCCCCTGGAATCAAGGAAGTATGCTATGGAACAACTCCGTTGCCACTTTCTTTTGCCGTTCCTAATTCCACAt ATTCTCAACCTCCTAGGAGACACAGTGGCCAGAGAATTGCTTTAGTTATTGGTCTCAGCTTAAGCTGCATCTGTCTGTTCACTCTTGCATATGGTTTCTTTAGCTGGCGGAAGCATAGACACAATCAACAAATATTCTTTGAAGCTAATG ATTGGCATCGGGATGATCATAGCCTAGGGAACATAAAGAGGTTTCAGTTCAGAGAACTTCAGAATGCTACTCACAATTTCAGCAGTAAAAACTTGGTTGGAAAAGGTGGTTTTGGAAATGTATACAGAGGATATCTACAAGACGGCACCATTGTAGCTGTAAAGAGACTCAAAGATGGAAATGCTATGAGAGGAGAGATTCAGTTTCAGACTGAAGTTGAAATGATAAGCTTGGCAGTGCATAGGAACCTTCTCAGGTTATATGGTTTCTGTATGACAGAAACCGAAAGGCTTTTGGTCTATCCATACATGTCCAATGGCAGTGTCGCTACCCGTCTTAAAG CAAAACCCGCTCTGGATTGGGGTACAAGGAAGAGAATTGCATTGGGAGCTGCTAGGGGATTGTTATACCTACATGAACAGTGTGATCCAAAAATAATTCATAGGGATGTGAAAGCTGCAAATATACTTCTTGATGATTTCTGTGAGGCAGTGGTGGGTGATTTTGGGCTTGCAAAGCTGTTAGATCACAGAGATTCACATGTCACTACTGCAGTGAGGGGAACTGTTGGGCACATTGCACCAGAGTATCTATCAACAGGCCAATCCTCAGAGAAAACAGATGTTTTCGGGTTCGGAATTCTACTTCTTGAGCTCATATCAGGTCAAAGAGCTCTTGAGTTTGGTAAAGCAGCAAACCAAAAGGGTGCAATACTGGACTGG GTAAAGAAGATACACCAAGAAAAGAAGCTTGAAATGCTTGTTGACAAAGACTTGAGAAGTAATTACGACCGAATCGAACTTGAAGAAATTGTTCGAGTTGCTCTCCTGTGCATTCAATATCTTCCAAGCCATAGGCCTAAGATGTCTGAAGTGGTCAGGATGCTTGAAGGAGATGGGCTTGCTGAGAAATGGGAAGCTTCTCAAAGAGCAGAAGCAAGCAGGAGCAGAGCCAATGAGTTCTCTTCCGAACGTTACTCCGATCTTACTGATGACTCTTCATTGTTTGCTCAAGCGATAGAGCTCTCGGGACCGAGATAA
- the LOC103503562 gene encoding uncharacterized protein LOC103503562, with amino-acid sequence MEDVLTEIPPPSRFFQDDLNNFAPPSPSLPSPFLLLPNSKPNEPLRPSLLVIAISSPSLHLFHHLSAKTLIGSLILPEIPFSGNHIQPSRDDKSCNIYSIDQDNELIILVSVQFSVPAERSLLVAKLLLDNKIIPERVLILDSLQSQNFRGKLSPDETVAFKLETSSERSKDEGNGGSQMLEGLDYYPSGSVVDGLAAALLGRCQMKNIKGALCVSWPEYGSEVVSLLKSLLHQNALLQPILEFCTESINGDEYVNRIKDLDLYT; translated from the coding sequence ATGGAAGATGTTCTAACGGAGATTCCCCCTCCTTCAAGGTTTTTCCAAGATGATCTTAATAATTTTGCTCCTCCATCACCATCTCTTCCTTCCCCATTTCTTTTGTTACCCAATTCTAAACCTAATGAACCTCTCCGCCCCTCTCTGCTTGTCATTGCcatttcttctccttctctgCATCTTTTCCATCATTTATCTGCTAAAACCCTTATCGGAAGTCTCATCCTACCTGAAATTCCTTTCTCTGGAAACCATATCCAGCCGTCGCGTGATGACAAATCTTGCAACATTTACTCCATTGATCAAGATAATGAACTCATTATTCTTGTCTCCGTTCAGTTTTCTGTTCCTGCAGAGAGATCTCTCCTTGTTGCAAAACTACTACTTGATAATAAAATTATTCCTGAGAGGGTTCTGATCTTAGATAGTCTTCAGAGCCAGAATTTTAGGGGGAAGCTCTCGCCTGATGAGACTGTTGCTTTCAAGTTGGAGACCTCTTCTGAAAGGAGTAAAGATGAGGGTAATGGCGGTTCACAAATGTTAGAAGGCCTGGATTACTATCCATCAGGAAGTGTTGTAGATGGCTTGGCTGCTGCTTTGCTTGGACGTTGTCAGATGAAGAATATCAAGGGAGCACTCTGTGTCTCATGGCCTGAATATGGAAGCGAGGTGGTATCTCTGCTCAAATCTTTGCTTCACCAAAATGCACTATTGCAACCAATATTAGAATTTTGCACTGAAAGTATTAATGGGGATGAGTATGTGAACCGGATTAAGGACCTCGATTTATACACCTGA
- the LOC103503576 gene encoding ceramide synthase 1 LOH3 has translation MGFIDSFKSIDWELESFPSYEDFTFLPFFALLFPTVRFFLDRFVFEKVGRRLIFGKGYQLKDVNTDEKRKKIRKFKESAWKCIYFLSAELLALSVTYNEPWFTSTKHFWVGPGEQIWPDQRAKLKLKGLYMYAAGFYTYSIFALIFWETRRSDFGVSMSHHVATLILIVLSYIFRFARVGSVVLALHDANDVFLEIGKMSKYSGAEMLASIAFVVFVLSWLLLRLFYYPFWILRSTSYEVLLVLDKNKHPIDGPIYYYVFNTLLFCLLVLHIYWWVLIYRMLVKQIQARGQISEDVRSDSEDEEEHED, from the exons ATGGGTTTCATTGATTCTTTCAAATCAATCGATTGGGAGCTTGAATCTTTCCCTTCTTATGAGGATTTCacttttcttcccttttttgcGCTTCTCTTTCCCACTGTTCGGTTTTTCCTCGACAGATTTGTCTTTGAG AAAGTGGGAAGAAGACTGATCTTTGGAAAAGGCTATCAGCTGAAGGATGTGAATACAGATGAGAAACGGAAGAAGATAAGAAAATTTAAGGAGTCAGCCTGGAAATGTATTTACTTTCTTTCTGCAGAGTTGTTGGCTCTATCTGTTACATATAACGAGCCTTGGTTTACTAGCACAAAACATTTTTGGGTAGGACCAGGAGAACAGATCTGGCCTGATCAAAGAGCTAA GTTGAAATTGAAGGGATTATATATGTATGCTGCTGGATTTTATACGTACTCCATATTTGCCTTGATTTTTTGGGAAACAAGACGTTCAGACTTTGGGGTTTCCATGAGCCACCATGTGGCAACTCTCATTCTCATCGTACTTTCCTACATTTTTAG ATTTGCTCGTGTTGGTTCTGTGGTTCTTGCACTTCATGATGCAAATGATGTGTTTCTGGAGATAGGAAAGATGTCCAAATACAGTGGCGCTGAGATGTTGGCTAGCATTGCATTTGTAGTCTTTGTTTTGTCTTGGTTATTGTTACGTCTCTTCTACTATCCATTTTGGATCCTTCGGAGTACAAG CTATGAAGTACTCCTTGTATTGGACAAGAACAAACATCCAATTGATGGACCAATCTACTATTATGTGTTCAATACTCTTCTATTTTGCCTTTTAGTTCTTCACATATATTGGTGGGTGTTAATTTACCGAATGCTTGTTAAGCAAATCCAAGCTAGAGGACAGATTAGTGAAGATGTTCGTTCAG ATTCTGAGGATGAGGAAGAACATGAAGATTGA